A single window of Rhizobium sp. CCGE531 DNA harbors:
- a CDS encoding TetR/AcrR family transcriptional regulator, translating into MVTKKKSELTRSHILAIGRELVLRKGFGGVGLKELLEQSAVPKGSFYYYFASKEAFGCALLKQYCSDYAERLDALFDWKGNGRQRLMHYWNAWLSDGNAASLADRCLVVKLAAEISDLSDNMRVILLGGVEDLLRRLTKTITEGREDGSISPSCIPEKTARSLYSLWLGAAILAKLGKDKTPLDQAMFATEQALSAPGGL; encoded by the coding sequence ATGGTGACAAAGAAGAAATCAGAGCTCACTCGAAGCCATATTCTCGCGATCGGCCGGGAACTGGTGCTGCGCAAGGGGTTCGGAGGCGTCGGCCTGAAAGAGCTGCTCGAGCAGAGCGCCGTGCCGAAAGGGTCATTCTATTATTATTTCGCATCGAAGGAAGCCTTCGGCTGCGCCCTGCTGAAGCAATATTGCTCGGATTATGCGGAGCGCCTCGATGCGCTCTTCGACTGGAAGGGCAACGGCCGCCAGCGGCTGATGCATTATTGGAACGCCTGGCTTTCCGATGGCAACGCGGCCAGCCTCGCCGACCGGTGCCTTGTGGTAAAGCTTGCCGCTGAAATCTCCGACCTCTCGGACAATATGCGCGTCATCCTGCTTGGCGGCGTCGAGGATCTCCTTCGCCGCCTCACCAAGACGATTACAGAAGGACGCGAGGACGGTTCCATTTCGCCATCCTGCATACCGGAAAAGACGGCTCGCTCGCTCTATAGCCTCTGGCTCGGGGCGGCGATCCTGGCGAAGCTTGGCAAGGACAAGACACCGCTCGACCAGGCCATGTTTGCCACTGAACAAGCCCTTTCCGCACCCGGCGGCCTTTGA
- a CDS encoding zinc-binding dehydrogenase, producing the protein MRSAIHDVFGDPAAVLYLADMPLPEPAAGDVRIRTILSPIHNHDLWTVRGAYGYKPILPAIGGSEAVGLVDAVGAGVDKTLIGKRVVAAGVHGTWAEQFTAPAASLVPVPDVITDEAAAQLIAMPFSAIALLESLNVERGDWIIQNAANGAVGKTLAMLARSRGIHMINLVRRDGGIDELSAFDIANAVSTAAPDWKAKVRAMTGDAPIRAAVDSVGGVASNDLADLLGENGLLVSFGTAAGKPMQIASGAVIFKQLTIKGFWGTKVSAAMSAEERRRLISELIARVASGEVKLPVEAAYDITEIAEAVKSSLAPGKAGKVLLKL; encoded by the coding sequence ATGCGCAGTGCCATCCACGATGTCTTCGGCGATCCGGCTGCGGTCCTTTATCTGGCCGACATGCCGCTGCCAGAGCCGGCCGCGGGAGACGTGCGCATTCGCACCATTCTTTCGCCGATCCACAATCATGACCTTTGGACGGTGCGCGGCGCCTACGGCTACAAACCTATACTGCCGGCTATCGGCGGCAGCGAGGCGGTCGGCCTCGTCGATGCTGTTGGAGCGGGCGTCGACAAGACGCTGATCGGCAAGCGCGTCGTTGCGGCCGGTGTGCATGGCACCTGGGCCGAGCAATTCACGGCGCCGGCTGCCAGCCTCGTCCCTGTGCCCGACGTCATTACCGACGAGGCCGCGGCACAGCTGATCGCCATGCCGTTCAGCGCCATCGCGCTTCTGGAATCCCTCAATGTCGAGCGCGGCGACTGGATCATCCAGAATGCCGCGAACGGCGCGGTCGGCAAGACCCTGGCCATGCTGGCGCGCAGCCGCGGCATCCATATGATCAATCTTGTTCGACGCGATGGCGGCATTGACGAGCTGTCGGCATTCGATATCGCGAACGCCGTCTCTACCGCCGCCCCCGACTGGAAGGCGAAAGTGCGCGCCATGACTGGCGATGCGCCGATCCGTGCCGCGGTGGACTCGGTCGGCGGCGTTGCGAGCAATGACCTCGCCGATCTGCTGGGTGAAAACGGACTGCTGGTGTCCTTTGGTACTGCGGCCGGCAAGCCGATGCAGATCGCCTCCGGGGCTGTCATCTTCAAGCAGCTCACGATCAAGGGTTTCTGGGGCACCAAGGTCAGCGCCGCCATGTCGGCCGAGGAGCGCCGGCGGCTGATCAGCGAGCTGATCGCGCGGGTCGCGTCCGGCGAGGTCAAGCTGCCGGTGGAAGCCGCCTATGACATTACGGAGATCGCAGAGGCGGTGAAGTCTTCGCTGGCGCCCGGCAAGGCCGGCAAGGTTCTGCTGAAGCTGTAA